The window CCAGGTCTTATATTTAGCACCCAGCGGACTTCTTATCGGCTCACCAAAAAGCTGCATCGACATCACGAACATGGCAGAGGCAAATGCCTTGCAGCCTGCAGCGAACAGTCAACCTGCCACGCCGCAAGACCAACCGAATCGTAGCAATTGCCCCTGGGAGAAACAAGTATTAAATGCCCTGAAACTACAGGCGCGAGTGCTGGCATAAGCAGCATTGCCGTCAGTGTTTACAAACTCCGCGCGGCACGCGGCGGAAAGCCCGGAGAGGGGCCTCGCTACGACGTCTCTACTCGAGCGGCGGAGCCGTCGGTTGCTCCGAGAGACGGCGTATTTCGTCCCGCAATTTGGCGGCCTCTTCGAACCGCTCGTCGGCTACCGCCTCGTCGAGCCGCATGTGCAAAAGCTGAATCGACGTCCGCGCCGACTTGGGCGCCGATTCGTCGAGCATGGCCGCCACTTCGCCCCGCCATTTCTTCAACATGTTGAGCTCGCCGCACTGGTCGGCTCGCTCGAGCTGGTTGTAGTCTTCCAGGAACTTGCCGATCGCTCGAATGCCCGAGTCGATCGCGGGCAGTGCGCCGCCATAGTCTCGCATCTCGATCAGCGGCGTGGCCACCGCCCGCGCGTGCATCATGATGACGTAGGGGCGCCATTGATCGAACTGCAGCTTGCTCCGCTCGCTCGGGGCGTATTTGCGTACAAAGCCGAACAGCTTCAGATTGCGCGCCGTGTCGCGGGCGCACAAC of the Pirellulales bacterium genome contains:
- a CDS encoding UvrB/UvrC motif-containing protein, translated to MSKDISQILDGWNYEPDEVLVRIVQGDDGQEKIQLRLDLGLLQMCVDGRPDGDRPEGCESWLDYYQREASGDGTRFQLDDNDCGRLLREGVQYYHRYLSFWHLKRYELCARDTARNLKLFGFVRKYAPSERSKLQFDQWRPYVIMMHARAVATPLIEMRDYGGALPAIDSGIRAIGKFLEDYNQLERADQCGELNMLKKWRGEVAAMLDESAPKSARTSIQLLHMRLDEAVADERFEEAAKLRDEIRRLSEQPTAPPLE